Sequence from the Polypterus senegalus isolate Bchr_013 chromosome 3, ASM1683550v1, whole genome shotgun sequence genome:
TTCTGCACAATTACTACTCTGACAACAAGCACAGATGACAGGATCTCCCTCTACAGCATACCAGCTAATCAGTGGGGGGGAGAAACAAACAATTTAAGCCTCCATTTGTTTCAATGTTAACACAAACTAAGCAGCTACTCACCTATTATTGGCCTGGCTAAAGAAGCAGGCTTTATACAAGCCATCAGGGGTTTGGTCCAGCGTGGTCACTTTCAGATGGCATGTAATGTAGATCTACAAAAATGTAGCAACACAGGTCAGGGTTTATATTTAAAGCCTCCAGCTCTTCACATTGCTTAAAGCAAACAGCTTCACAAATTAGTTGTAAGGAGGTACAATTTAAACAGGCAAGTGTTGATACTTTACCAGGTTCTGAGAATTTGCATAAAACCTAAAAGCCTGGAAAGAAAATAGTAGCTTATTTGGGTGGCTTCTTGGGGTTATGAAGGCAGAGGTGGAATCAAGATAGGTACTATCAAGCAGACATCTAAAAGATAATATACAGGGTTGCATTACCTTATAGAAGCTGCCATGTAGATTCAGCATGCTCATAAACCTGTGAGGGATATGAAAGATCAAGGACTCACCCATCATTCCCAATTATTGAATAACTTGGATTGGAGATGGTACCATTGGAAAGCGTAGCCACACAACTATCAATGAACAACCTTAAGGGAGTCTGGTTTTCTGTTGAAACTGTTGCTTCAATGAGGACCTGATCATTCAGGTAGTACACATTGGAGGTTCTTCTAGTAGAGGAATCTGCAACAAAAGCCCAGATTGATGTAAAAGGCCCAAGTGTCAGGAAGTGCCTTTAGCCATGGCACCTGTGGTTAAAATAGAGGCTCCCAAGATATCCAAATGGTAAATTGGAATGACAATATTCACCAAGTTTAATCAAAAGCCTATATGTAGTTGTATAACAGAGCTGGAATGGTTTATTATGCCCAGTAGTAGGCTAAAGGCTTAACACTCAGATCATGTACAATTGATTAAACCATTAGGATTTGTGGGCTAGATGTATTAGGTTTAATTGGTTTTGAAAATCTTGCATTAAGGTGAAGGTCCAAGTACAGTGGTCCTTTCATATGGGAACAGTGAAATTTTGCAATGAGAATCATTCCCCATAAGTACTGGCTTTGGTGCCATAGGCTTGTAAAACTGTCCATGGATCCTTAAAGTGAGCTTTAAGCACCATAACAAATGCACTTTAAGTATCTGTCATTTTAGCCCAAATTTCTAACTAAGCTGTCCTAAAATAATCCAAACAGTTGCAGCTTCAACTACATCACCCAGTAAACCTCCACTGAAGCCAGGAATAACTGCTCCCCTTTATTCCTAAATGCTCTTCACctagttgtgggaatctgaaattAAGTCTTAATTAGATAAGGTGAGCAGTATCCTCAGAGGGAAGTTAAAGCTCATTCTGGCAGTTTCTAGGTAAAATACTTCAAGCCAGAAATTGGACCTCCAGGTTATAAGTCTGAATCTAGGATATGGGCCACTTTAGTTCTAAGTTCTCATGGAACGTTCCAATCAAATCTAAATTTAGCTTTTAGTACTTACCACTCATTAGCTGCAATGAAAAAGACAAGACATCTGTTGCAGATTGTGTGGACGTGAATGGCACCCAGGTTGGCTTAATAGCATTGCTACTAACATTCTGCAGCCTAGAAACAAGAGTCAATCAAgacatacattatataaaattaacTATTTTAAACTTGTCTAAGCGACACCCTGCTTCCACCAGTCTCAAGGTAAAAGCCAGTTTAAGATGCAGTAGGGCCTAATACCTCCAAACTTCAACCAAGGGCATGTCATTTTAACTACTTTCTTCACTTAAGGTGCTCCAACTTAATACTAATGGACAGTTTAGGCTTTGCTCATCTTCATTGCAGGGCACTGAATACAAAACCTTTCTGGCTTCTGTGAATAAATTAAGTGCCTAGTCAAGTTGGCAATCCCATGCATTGGGGGAATATGAGCATGGTCCATTATATACAGCAGGGCATTTTAAGACAGGTGTTAGGTTCTGGGTCAATGCTTTTAAAGCAGTAGCTTTCACACATGAACTTCAAGGCTGTTGAAACAAAGGATAGTCTCTACAAAAGGATGACAAGATGtagaactgaaaaaaagcacaaactTAAAAGGATTCTATATTGATATGAAAGATCCAAGAATAGatataaaaaaatctaatcaGGTATGGTCTTTAGCTCTCATTGTTTCAATTGGAAACtttcaaaacttcacaggttAGCATGAACACCTTACCTCATATAGCGACATTCAATAGGAACTACTGCACCATTACTTCTCACGATGACCCCATCACCAGGAGGAGTATACACAAGCTGGTTAGCATAAACCAATGAATCATTGGTCATCTACAATTGAGAGACATTGTTAGGCTTGATTTTCAGGCAAGTCAACTATAGTTCATTATCCTTTACAGCTAATCTAAAGCCAACATGAATAAGCcaatatttcattttcagaacacCACTTATAAATGATTATGGCATATTAAAAGTTTAAGTCCAAATCTATTCTCAACTTAAGGGGTATATTCAAAAAAGATGCCTTCAAACAGCCAATGTTTGGCTACCAGACAAATAAGTTTCCTCTCAATCCAAAAAGCAATTGCCTCCCACCTTATACTTCCATAAAGCAAATCAACCTTAATGTATCAAAAGATTAAGCTTCACATCAACTAAGCAGCACCAAGATTTTATTAAGACTCatccaaaagaaaaaacataactaGACTCAATTGTGTGTGCTTACAGGAGGAGTTGTTCATGTCTTGCAGTAAATACTAATCTTTACTGGACTGTTAGCCAGTTTTAGCAAGCATTCTTAAACTCTGCTTTAGTATTTAAAAAGCTCTAATCAGAGCATACACAAAAGAGCATTTTAAACTCTGAGGAAATCACACCAAAAAACCTTCCAACTCTCACTTAAGACACCACAAGGGGTTCCATTAAATTCATGCCTTTCCACCCACACTAGCAAGTCACTTTAAAATACATAATCTACTTCAAATCACAAGCCACCATCCCCAAAGAGCCATCTGGAAAAAACAAGCCTACTTACCATCACACTGCTCCCACATGCTTCTAGAGAAATCACAAGGATAAATTCAGACGGATTAGAAACGTTTATTATTGGGGTGCAGGCGCTACTTGCTGGTGGAAGGACCCAAGAGGAGAGCAGATTGGGACACGAAGTGGCCATTACTAAAAAAGTCTCTATTAATCGAAATAACCATATCAGATTCTCCACACCTTACGGACACAGATCCAAAAGAAGACTTAACGGCAATGCCAGGGGCCTTAGGAGCTTTCTGTAATGAAGATTGGGCTTTAATGCTAGGAACTTTATAAGCTTTTCGCGGTGAAGATTTAGCCCCAACGCCAGTAGCCTTGTACGGAAATTTGCGTAGCAAAGATTGCTTATCGGATTGAGCCACCTTCGGATTAAATTGCTTTTCGCCCCACTTCCTCCGTGCACCAAAAGCTGGCTcaaaataaaatagcaacaaaCTAAAACAAACGGATACTGGTAACCAATGCATCTTGTATTTGAAATCACCACCCAAAAACAAACTCAGAAACCCACCCCAAAATGACGTAATATATACCTCCTAATGGCCGTCCTGGAGCCAAGCTAATTAATCACCGGCCAGGTTCTATTCATTAAAACGATATGTTAATTACAATTAAACCAATTACTTGACAAGcaacattaaaagtaaaaactttTAATGTGAAAATATCGAATCTCATTTTAAACGATCAGTTATTGCGTTTTTCGAACCCGTCGTAACAAAAATAGCAAGTTAAATCCTTCGTAATCTACGTGCTCCCCGACCAGGTCGTTATCGTTAAGAATACTGGTTGTTTAATGGCATTTTACGGGCTTGTTCATTTAGgcaagggttctttgcatatgaagttgggcGTTTGTGAGTTGGAAACCTTTCTataatgtagaaaaaaataaaaataaaaaaatcttacatttatGTTAGTATACAAttgacagattaagaaaacctggacgtAGCCTGTGTATACGTACATAAAAAGAGTTCTTATTTTAGAGATCGtatatttatggttatttactgcagtctgttacagatctaaaaaaaaaaaagttatttttggcaATTTCAAGTGgaactgtaattttaaaaaaaaatggttaccCCGTGgcttgctctgaagaaccactctggcacttttatttttaagagtgcacgtGCTTCAAACAGGCTTCATCTTGCACATACCGTAGCCATTGAcagcgatcgccacacagaatacatttcattcaaataatgacagctctctgaacatttggAATACAAAGATTTATAATGAGACTacggaaaaagaagaagaacaagaagaaaaaagtgaGATTATGATAATATTTTCATGATGTAATGCAATAAATCATTTATACGACGTTTTATGCGTAAATTGTTAAACTAACTTAAGTAAATcgaactgttaataattacaaattCACAAGTCAATATTTCTTTGCAATTTATTAGTTTTCAGCGTTCAGTGTGTTAAGGTTGCAGCTCGTTATATTATGCTACAATCGGTCACGTGCAGAAGCAGGAAGAGAGAAAAAGGATGGGCATGAACTGGGGTTGACTCGTTTGGGAAGCGAGAATACGGCTGCAATacttaaagtccatccatccacctattatccaacccgctatatcctaacacagtgtctgctggagccaatcccagcccacacagggtgtaaggcaggaacaaaactcgggcagggcgccagcccaccgcaggacacacaccaagcacacactagggacaatttggtatcgctaatgcacctaacctgcacgtctatggactgtgggatgtaaccggagcacccggaggaaacccatgcagacatggggagaacatgcaaactcctacaGAAAGTCTATACCTAGAATAACATCCATTGAATCATATATTTTATCTGACCACCAACTCACGAACTGCAGCGCTTATAAGCAATATTTAATTTAACCCAGTCGGCTGTAGTTGATATACTCATTGATACATCCTGCCCCATTACACCTGACATGAAGGTTGTCTGCATTAAACGTTCAGGCGAGTcgctaaggtttttttttatatatagtttagGTGGCAAAATAGCCTAGAAGTATATGTCTTCATTTAGCCAACAGTGTGAAAAGAGAAGAAAT
This genomic interval carries:
- the LOC120526754 gene encoding zona pellucida sperm-binding protein 3-like, giving the protein MATSCPNLLSSWVLPPASSACTPIINVSNPSEFILVISLEACGSSVMMTNDSLVYANQLVYTPPGDGVIVRSNGAVVPIECRYMRLQNVSSNAIKPTWVPFTSTQSATDVLSFSLQLMSDSSTRRTSNVYYLNDQVLIEATVSTENQTPLRLFIDSCVATLSNGTISNPSYSIIGNDGCLLDSTYLDSTSAFITPRSHPNKLLFSFQAFRFYANSQNLIYITCHLKVTTLDQTPDGLYKACFFSQANNSWYAVEGDPVICACCQSSNCAESAYMRYRRDLKQLDKTELDVSVGPITIKDVPRKDFVGMGPQLSTSELHEQTDQGLAASGLAVGVTGTLMVIIACLVAFAWVTYHKR